Genomic segment of Gouania willdenowi chromosome 17, fGouWil2.1, whole genome shotgun sequence:
CTATTGCTCTAATTTCTTAAAGCGGTGTTTTTTCAAACTGTGGTACGTGGATCCCTTTAAGACtcttaaacaatttaaaaaaacaaaaaacaaagtacTGTTAATAAAAAAGTGCACTTCAATGTGTAAATATAAGATTTCGTTGACCAAAACTCCTACACAATTTAGTatctttttttacttcattgtgCAAAATATCAATACAAATTATAAATCTAATCagtgtattttaaataaatgtttatgtatttttttctacagCAGTGAAACTATGGTGACTTTATTTACAACAAACTTAGAAGACAGAACTTAATGTCAATTTACACATTGGAACTGTGCAAATATTTTGTCTGATAGGTGTGAAAGTGactttttctgttgtctttgcAGATTACTCTGAAGGTGTGGCAGCAAACCTCAAGTGTTAGTGCATGGATACAAAGCCAATGCGCAGGTATGTGTTGAAATTAAATGACACGTTTCCACCCAAAGCGATCCCGAGGATATGTTGTCagaatttattttgtaaattttttttttagatttaattcTCGTGCCTTTTTGTCcgggttatatatatatatatatatatcacatcTGTATGGGAAGACGCAGCTCAGCAATCAACGCTATTGTTATAGTTGCAGCATTAAAAGAGCTAACGTAGTTTTTAAAGTTGATGgtatatcacttttttttaatttctgcatATTCTAGAAGCCGATTATATGAATCATGTTTACCGctctttttacattattttccacTGTGTCTATCTGTCACGTGTAAAATAAGACAACGTTTCCACTGATTTCTTTCTGCAGTGCTGCGTCATGTGGCTTCATCCTCACACTACCAGCTTTACACAGGCAGCACAgaacacatgatcacatgaaaaagaaaaaaaatgggtcaATGACGTTCAGGGACTTCACCACatgatatttaataaaatgggcACCATCAGGCAATGTTTGCATGAATGTCAGGatggaaataaatatagaaatacgTCACTTTGAAATGTTATACAGGACTATAAGAGAAGtaaaatagggcagaaaatacattttaaatagaaTTGGAGTaaatttaaaggattttttaaaacagcagtCAAGGCCAGACAgtcgcaccacatgatattttgatactttgaataactgaataaatgacagaagtAATTTATTAAGTAACATTACAAAACATTTAATCAAAGTGAGTGCATATATACAAAGTTACTACCTTATtggtatctttttatgcatttcaaacctgttttaactaaaagaaatgcagttggacagaatatttaggtgtcacgtCATCGACCCAAATTCAACTTGTAGCTGAGTCAGTGACGTCACGTCAGTCCAACTGCATTTCtcgtcttaaaaaaaaaaaggtttaaatacataaacgcattccaaatatgtagtaacttcGTACACATGCGCtcactttaattttatttttgttttaaatgttacttctgtaatttattctgttattcgaagtgtcaaaatataatgtatcataggtttaaagtaattttaaggattttttcaaaacagcggtcatggccagacagtcgcaccacatgatattttgacacgtTGAATAgttagtatatactgtatgtgcttgctttgattaattttttttaatgtcactaAGTTACTACATAGTTGATGCATACCTTTTTAtctaaaataaatgtagttagACAGAATATTTGGGCATCACATTGAATCAGTTACAGGTTGACTTTGGGTCAATGAtgtaaatattctgtccaaatGCATTTCTCTTAgttaaaggtttaaatgcataaaaatataccaaatatgtagtaacttagtatATATGTGCTcactttgattgattgatttttttaattgttacttctgtaatttattctgttattcaaagtgtcaaaatatcatgtggtgtgactgtctggccatgactgctgtttttatttttgtattttttttaattactctaaatctattAAAATCTATTTTCTGCCATATTTTAGTTCTATTATAGTCCATTATAagattttaaagtatttatatttcattttatatcATAATATTCATACAAACCTTGCCAAATGACATCCATTCTCTGAAATATCATGCGGTGAAAATCCTTATACGTCACTGACCCATTTCTACTATGAAGTCTTGAGCATTTATGAACAGATTTTGTTATTACTCCATTTGTTCACATCAAGGGCCACCAGCGCACGTCAAGACACCACTGGAATGGACATCACTAGCCGCTGCACTCTGGGGGACCCCAACAAGCTCCCTGAAGGGGTCCCCCAGCCCGCACGCATGCCCTATGTCTCCGACAAACACCCACGGCAGACCCTGGAGGTGATTAACCTGCTGCGGAAACATAGAGAGCTGTGTGACGTGGTGCTGGTGGTCGGCGCCAAGAAGATTTACGCCCACCGTGTGATCCTGTCGGCCTGCAGCCCCTACTTCAGGTACCAAGAGATAAGAATCTAGTCAGGCTAAGGATCTTATGTACTGTATTTTCTGGGCTATTGAACACACCGCTATATTACCCACATTACCAatttccaagaaaaatccacgTAAAGGCAGCGCCGTGACATATGCTGCACCCTGTTAGCTGATGAGGGTGTCCTTCAAATGACTCGGCCAATCTGAACAGGCAGGTAGGCGGGTGGCTGTTCTCCGGTTAACGGAGGTCTCcgtgtattctgatcagtttcaacggaGGAGTTTCCATCTGCACATGAAATCCcatcctcactgccccacgtctgcatatcagtttatttacagctttttatggtcactttttactggatcctgATTGATACCGCGCTCCCcatgcaccatcgcctcagcagcgATCACGTTGATTGGACTCTGAGTCATAACATGATCGCTTCTGAGAAAATGTAACGTGGtaatttggcaactttatgctgtcaTAACCGGCTGATTTTTCCTTAATCCGCAGCGTTTTAGCGCGCTCTCTATGTGAGTGTGACGTTAGCTGTCACCCTCAGTTCTGTGTGCAATCGCTCCTGATAAACGTAACGCAAtgatttgacaactttatgCCGTTTATTAACTATTATTAAAACTGGCAGAGATGTCTAACATTATAAaccttattgtactttttatacTCTCTTCCCAACGTAAATGCACACGAGCCAGCACCACTCACCGCTTCATAAACTTCAATGTAATACctgtatttgatttttatttaaacaatctGCAATCTTAtttgctatataaataaaaacagatattCAGCAGATGTAAGACTTCTGCTGTCACTCGCTTCGACGCAATTTCCCTCCAGGATCAGACACCGTTCTGCATACGGACCATGACGCATCCGTCCTGAGTTATTAAAGCTGTGAGAGCTTCACTTTCCCTACATTATCTGAAGCTAGTTTCTGAACGTTCAGTTCACTGTGATGTTCCAATGTCTCCACACAATTCAGTCATTCTGCTGTAGGGCCGCACCTtcaactttaaaggaaaaaaataacgtCCTATATGCCGCAAAATACGTTACTAACAATTTTCAGTAGGTCGGTAAAAATAGAGGAATGACTGTATAAAGGATTAATGTGGCTTTTAATGATTTCGACAGGGCAATGTTTACTGGAGAACTTGCAGAAAGTCGGCAGACGGAGGTGGTTATCCGTGACATTGATGAGAGGGCGATGGAACTCCTTATTGACTTTGCCTACACTTCACAGGTGAGACCATTAGCCTGCAGAGCCATTGTAAGCCACAGAATGATGCATAAATGAGTCATCTTATCTTTTATATGTGGGTTTTAATCAGTTTCCAAGAATTACTTTAGTTATTTGGTTTGcatattctttatttttggcAGGGTGAATGTTTATCAAAGCTTCTTATTGTGTAAATCCTACATTGATCATCACATGACTCAACATGTTTCACAGAATCATTGAAGAGATGGATTCTAATTAACCATTCATTAAAATTAAAGACTATATTGTTATATTCTAACAagaatcattgttaaaaaactgcttttttaaaattattttctagtTATATTTGATCAGTTTGAAGGAAAAATCACTTTCGGTCAGCGATTCATAACCGTGATTGAATCATGACCCAATATCActaatttctggcgaccccaaagagtcttttttttctttctagaattagttattgattttgtttgttatactgtattacaaacaCCGAGTAGCCAGGAtcagtgacaagttgtgccaacgcagatatttttacattgcattttattttagcgcgatttatataattaataatataaaaaagaaaagtgagagAAAGTGAAAGGATAGAATACAGTTCTTTAagattttgtgttgtgttttatttgaaaaaggaataacaatttaaaaaaaaaaagtaattttttttttaatcaattactagacatttcaggtgaccccatttaaattcccaGCGACTTCACATGGGTTGTGATTTGTGTTCCAGAGTTTTGGGGCTTGATTCCTGCCTCCTCCTCTGATGGATTCTTTCAGATTTTACACGATTCTGCTTTCTGACCAGACGTTCTTTTTGAATTCTCAGCAGAGCTCCATCAATCTTAACGCCCTGCAGGCAACCGAGATCCAGCTTCAATGGCCGTGTTTAtgtgggagctttaattccttattaaagcagaataaaagttaaatcctctttaaactgaccttgtaaagacttaattcctaatgcaaatttaattatgaattaaacttaaatctgaattaggttgctggtttattccgatttcaattatgaattaaatatttattctatcgtgtaaacacttaattccgctttaagatAGTTccagtcgttctgcgcatgcgcgacttgcTCTGGTGATGACATATTCCAAGATGACGGCCCGGATTAGAGccgaaattatttatttaataatagccttaaaagacatggatataatgaaaagagtagatggctggaggcataaacatgcagacattcacactGACTGTTCGGCTCGATGTCCCAGCACGGAATGGGggaataaactggttttccatgtaaacctctatTTGGCATTACCAttttcatgtaaacacgaagcagaacactttaattccgaataatttAACAGAATAACTAATtacgaattaaaaaaatatcatgtaACCATGACTAATGTCTTTAAAAACTGATTGTGAGGAGTCTCTGATTTGCTGACCTCTGCGTCTTCCAGGTGACGGTGGAGGAGGGAAACGTCCAGACACTGTTACCTGCAGCGTGTCTCCTTCAACTGGCCGAGATTCAAGAGGCGTGCTGCGAGTTTCTCAAGAGGCAACTGGACCCGTCCAACTGTTTGGGCATCAGGGCCTTCGCCGACACCCACTCATGCCGCGAGCTTCTACGCATCGCAGACAAGTTTACACAGCATAATTTTCAGGAGGTAAGAATGAACCGTTGAGAGTAGATGGTCGATTGGACAAGAAAATACTGGATCTCTGATCTGGTGGTTTGCTGTGTTTTCTCAGCGACTGTTTTTTACATGTGATTTAGTACAGTCACCATCAGGCTAAAGTTGCTGATGATGTTTATAGGGGTGTAACGAAATAgacgaaataataataataataataacgatacaatattaaaaaaaaaggaaaaaaaataccaataCCAATGACTAGTTGGTGTTTTTCACTAACAAATCTTTGTTAATGAAAAATAACTTGACTGTAAAAATGCGAAACAGTGTGTGGGTGTTTAGCTTCACAAATATGTATGTAAGtatgaaaacaaatttaccagtcagttatttttgttatttctctaacacaaaagttttaaaagctgcattttggacctgccaaaataaaccCAAAATGCAGCTTAAACTTTTCAGCACCCCTTGTATTTTAaaggagagagtaaagttgctcaaattaaccAGTGTTGTTGTTTATGATGTTCTACGTGATATATCATGCAACACTCGATActtgtgctttaatatgggagatacactATAACATGGCGGGATGCACTTCCTTTTGAAAcattttacttgattttattgCGTGAGTCGTTGAATTTTATAtcgttgtttttttactttgtgaaatTACATGTCACAAAATTTAGCTACATTCCTAGTTGTTTACTTTTGGAGTTGTTGGCAGAGTGATAATGTCTCAAGTTTTCCTTCAACCTTTGCTGTTTTAAtctttctctgtcttttttaaGCTGTAAATCAGCTACAATTAAAGTTGCAGAGCATCTTTTGTGtctgtttaaaaataaaccagaacATGCTTCAGGGTAGTTGAATTGTGTGTAGCTGTCACGCAAACCTGTTTAGTTATAATGTTTTTAGCCTCTGGAAACAAATGACTGTCATTGCATGTGTGTTGCATTGGTACAAACAGGCACTTCCTGATTTACAATTGTGTGCTCATGCTTTAGGATTAACCTGAAGTGTCTGAGAAAAAGATGTGGAAAACTTTCCATAACTGCTCAGTTTTTTCAGAGCAATGAAACAAACATATTGATTTCTGGAAATGTTGAGTTGTGTTGGGCTATTTTTTTCCAGGTTATGGAAAGTGAGGAGTTTATGCTGCTACCAGCCAATCAGCTGATCGACATCATCTCCAGCGATGAGCTGAATGTGAGAAGTGAAGAGCAGGTTTTCAATGCCGTCATGGCCTGGGTCAAATACAGCATACAGGAGCGCCGACCTCAGCTTCCACAGGTTTGGCTCATTATTCCCATAGTAtgcaattttgttttaaattacactAATTAAAATTTTGTGCTCTGCAGGTCCTTCAGCATGTCCGCCTACCACTTCTCAGCCCCAAGTTCCTGGTGGGAACGGTGGGTTCAGATCCTCTCATTAAGAGTGATGAGGAGTGCAGGTGAGTGTGGGATTTATTAGTTAAAGAGATCCTCCATTTTCTTTGACATGTTttgcctaaaatctttgaaatctACTTATTGGaagacaaaatgcattattatgcaccatattcagacttttttggcgtcacaattttttttttttctctttgggtaaacaagaggtttacatctgCAATCatgaacttttcctgattatttagagcaaccgaAAGCAACACAGATTGTCATTTTGACCTAagaagctgctaaattatctaaaaaatagGCTGAATGtatcactccaatagaaaacaatggaatgtttaaaggcagtggggccgtgtgacatgaccaatcacgtgatttcaagatggctcTAAAACcataaagtagtcccatttgtAAAAGGTAGTTAaattaatatggtgcataataatgtgttttgttaggcatagatcttcaaatgagtacattttaaagattttaggccaatcttgtaaaaacagtggaggatgcCTTTGAGCCTTTGGCTGTTTTTAACTTAAATAAAATGATTCCTTCTTGGATGCgcaaatttattcatttataggaTAAACCCCTTGAGATGAACAATCTCGTTTTCAAGGGGGTCCACAATAATGTTCAAACAAAAGAGATGCACCAGACAGAAGCAGCTGTGCATACATTTCACAGAATACAAACAATAATACATAGAGGCAAACATTACagtataacacacacacacacacacacacacacacacacacacacacacacacacacacacacacacacacacacacacacacacacacacacacacacagctctcaATTGTTGAAGGTCATATGTTTTAAGAAATAAACTAACAAATATAAGGTATGAGCAAGAAAACTCAAAAACAGTCACATTTTGAAGGTATTGCAcaagagcatttttaaacatgttaaagGAGTTTATAGAGCGGCTAGAGGTAGAACGATTATTCCAGTCAAAGGGGGCTTTATAATTAAATGAAAGTTCACCAATTACTTTTATGGTCCTTGGAACAATAAAGAATGTTTGAGATGTGTGTCTCAAATTATCGGAAGCAATGGTGATGGTTGTTTTTCTCCTGCTTTTTCAGAGACCTTGTAGATGAGGCTAAGAATTACCTGCTGCTGCCGCAGGAAAGGCCATTAATGCAAGG
This window contains:
- the klhl20 gene encoding kelch-like protein 20; its protein translation is MDTKPMRRATSARQDTTGMDITSRCTLGDPNKLPEGVPQPARMPYVSDKHPRQTLEVINLLRKHRELCDVVLVVGAKKIYAHRVILSACSPYFRAMFTGELAESRQTEVVIRDIDERAMELLIDFAYTSQVTVEEGNVQTLLPAACLLQLAEIQEACCEFLKRQLDPSNCLGIRAFADTHSCRELLRIADKFTQHNFQEVMESEEFMLLPANQLIDIISSDELNVRSEEQVFNAVMAWVKYSIQERRPQLPQVLQHVRLPLLSPKFLVGTVGSDPLIKSDEECRDLVDEAKNYLLLPQERPLMQGPRTRPRKPIRCGEVLFAVGGWCSGDAISSVERYDPQTNEWRMVASMSKRRCGVGVSVLDDLLYAVGGHDGSSYLNSVERYDPKTNQWSSDVAPTSTCRTSVGVAVLGGYLYAVGGQDGVSCLNIVERYDPKENKWTRVASMSTRRLGVAVAVLGGFLYAVGGSDGTSPLNTVERYNPQENRWHTVSPMGTRRKHLGCAVYQDMIYSVGGRDDTTELSSAERYNPRTNQWSPVVAMTSRRSGVGLAVVNGQLMAVGGFDGTTYLKTIEVYDPDANTWRLYGGMNYRRLGGGVGVIKMTHCESHIW